AACTGAGCATTCGCGAGTAGTATTTGCCAACGTAATAAACGGCAGATTTAATTCAGTTTACGGTGAAATCGAGACATCTATGATAGAAATATATAATCTTCTGGTGGAAAAATCTGACTACATTCAGAGCTATGAGGATATAAGAACTATAAGTGAAATATTGTCGGAATATCAATTGCACTTATGAAGGAATGTGAAACCGCCCATATTTAAAAATGGGCGGTTGAGAAGAATGTAAATTTTATTCCGCGACGGTGGGCACGGCGGCGAGCGGGTCGCGGCCTTCCTTGATCGCGCCGAGGACGCGGGTGCGGATCTCGGCTTCCATCTCGGGGCGCTCCGCGATGTACGCGATGGCTTTTTCCTTGCCCTGGCCGATGCGTTCGTCGTTGTAGGAGTAGAACGACCCGGCCTTCTTGATGATTTCCATGTCGCTGGCGAGCGTCACGAGGTCACTGAGCTGGTCGAAGCCCTTGCCGTACATCAGAGTCAGTTCGACTTCCTTGAAGGGCGGCGCGACCTTGTTCTTCACGGTCTTGACCTTCACGGTGTTGCCGATGGCGTCGTTGCCCATCTTGACGGGCTGGCCGATCTTGCGGACGTCCAGGCGGACGCTGGCGTAGAACTTCAGGGCGCGGCCGCCGGTGGTGGTTTCGGGGTTGCCGTACATCACGCCGATCTTCTCGCGGACCTGGTTGATGAAGATGGCGGCGGTGCCGGTCTTGCTGAGGATCGCGGTGAGTTTGCGCAGCGCCTGGCTCATCAGGCGGGCCTGGAGGCCGGGGAGGCTGTCGCCCATCTCACCCTCGATTTCCGCGCGGGGCGTCAGGGCCGCGACGGAGTCCACGACGACGACGTCCACGGCGCCGCTGCGCACGAGGAGTTCCATGATCTCCAGTGCCTGCTCGCCGTTGTCGGGCTGCGAGACGAGCAGTTCGTCGGTGTTCACGCCCAGCGCGCGGGCGTACACGGGGTCAAGGGCGTGTTCGGCGTCGATGAACGCGCAGGTGCCGCCGGCCTTCTGGGCCTGCGCGACGATGGCCAGCGCCAGGGTGGTCTTGCCGCCGGATTCCGGGCCGTAGATCTCGGTGATGCGGCCCTTGGGCACGCCGCCCACGCCCAGCGCGAGGTCCAGGCTCAGGCTGCCGGTGCTGACGGCCTGCACGTCGAGTTTGCTCTCGGCGCCGAGTTTCATGATGCTGCCCTTGCCGAACGCCTTCTCGATCTGGCTCATGGCGGTCTCGATGGCCTTGGCGCGTTCCTTGGCGTCGGTGGGGGCGGCGGTGATGTCTTTTTCTTTGCTCATGGCGTCTCCTGAATAGCCTCGTCCGGGGCCGGTTCGGTCGCGGGGGCGGGGGTGGCGGGGGTGCCGCGCAGGCGGAAGGTACTGACGGTTTCGTGAATGGGGCCGGTCTTGCGCAGGATGCTGCGGTGCAGCCCGGCGCTCCCGGCCGTCCAGTGTTCGGGGAAGAGGATCGGGGGGACGCGCGGCGCCGGGCCCTTCTTGCGGGCCAGCGTGACGTGCGCCTTGAACGGGAGGTCGTCGGTGCTCAGGCCGAGCGCCTGGATTTCTGCGCGCAGCGCGGCGGCCAGTTCGTTCAGGCCCTCGGCCTCGACCTTCACGAACCACACGCGGGGGCTGCCCTCGTTCGGGAAGTACCCGGTGCCGCGCAGTTTCAGGTCCAGCGGCGCGGCGTCCGTGAAGAGGCGCGTGCCGAGTTTCTTCAGGTCGTCCACCCGGTCATGCGGGACAGCCGGGAGGTACGCCAGCGTCACGTGCATCTGGTCGGCGGGCACCGAGCGCCAGTTGCCGCGCAGTTTCCCCTGCGCCGCGACGAGCGCGGGCGTGACGTCCGCCGGGACGGGCAGCGCGAAGAAGAGGCGCTGCGTGGTGGGCGTATGGGTGTCGGGCGCGCCGCGTCCCTTCCCGGCAGCTTTCGCGCCGGGCCGGGCGCCGGACTTGCCGCCAGCTTTGGGTCCGGGCTTTTTGCCGGGCTGGCTGGTGGGACGGGCAGGTCGTTTCGGGCGGGGGTCGGTCATGCCGTCCATCCTGGCAGGGTGCGGGCCGCGAGGGCCAGCGCCGCCACTGCCGCCCGCTCGCGTAGCTGCGCCGGGTCGCCCGGCCAGTTCACGCCTGCCACCGCGACCTGCGCGCCGTCACTCAGGGCGACGTGCGCCCGCCCGGCCCCCTCGCCACTGGTGCAGACGACCACCGCGAGGCCCAGGTCGGCCCCCAGGTGCTCGCGCGCGCCGTCGGCCAGTTCCCGCGCGCCCGCCTCGCTGACCAGTCCGTCCCCCTGCAGGGTCACGGGGGTCAGGCCCAGCGTGATCAGGCGGCGGTGATCCTGCGTGACCGCCGCGTCCAGGAAGCCCGGCTGCTCGGCCAGCAGGGTGCACAGCACGCCCGCGCTGCCCGCCTCGATCACGCCCAGGGTCCGCCCGGCCAGGGCGGCCTGCACGGTGCCCGCCAGGGTCTGGTCGTCCTCGCCCCAGGTCCACTCGCGCAGCACGCCGCGCACCTCGTCCAGCACGGGGGCCAGCAGCGCGCGGGCCTCATCGGGGGTGGGGGCGCTGGCCGCCACGCGCACGTCCACGCCGGTCAGGCGGGCGTACGTGGCGACACTGGGGTTCGCCTGCCGCGTCAGGTGCCCCAGCCGCTCGGCGATCAGGCTCTCGCCGATGCCGTGCGTGTGAATGGTGACGTGCTCCAGCGCCGTCGTGGGCAGCGGCAGGCGCGGCAGGACCTGCTCGGTCCACATGCGCCGCATCTCGCGCGGCGGGCCGGGCAGCGCCGCGATCAGTTTCGGCTGCCCGCCGCGGGTGGTGCGGACGAACCAGCCAGGCGCGGTGCCGACCGGGTTGGGCAGCGCCTCGGCGGACGGGATCAGCCACGCCTGCTTGCGGTTCGTGTCGGGCATGACCCGGCCACGTGCCTCGAACAGGCCGCGCAGGTGGGTCAGCTGCGCCTCGTCCACCTGCGGCGTCTCGTTCAGCGCGGCGGCGATGGCCTCGCGGGTCAGGTCGTCGTCGGTGGGGCCCAGGCCGCCGCCCAGCAGGAGCAGGTCGGCGCGGTCCAGCGCCCGTTCGATGGCCGCCTGAAGTCGCCCGAGGTTGTCCCCGACGACGGATTTATGGTGCAGCGTCAGGCCGCGCGCGCCCAGTTCACGGGCGACGAACGCGGCGTTGCTGTCGACGATCTCGCCGAACAGCAGTTCTGTGCCTACACTGATGATTTCTGCTATGGGCATAACAACCTCACCGGAGTATAGGCCAAAGCGAAACTCGCGTCCACCCCTGCCCAACCCGGCACACCCACCCCCGCCGCCCCCCTGACCCCAGTCAGGACGCCGGGTTCAGGCCGCCATCTTCCGGCACACCTCCGCACACTGACGGCAGGCCTCCGCGCAGCGCTGGCAGTGGTCATGGTGGTGCTGGCCGCACTCGGCCGCGCAGGCCTCGCACGCCTCGGCACACAGCGCGCACGCCCGCGCGTGCAGGTCGCTGCCGCGCATCAGCAGTCGCGCCGTCAACGCGCACACGTCCGCGCAGTCCCGGTCCAGGCGGACGCACGCCCGCATCATGTCGAGATGCGGCTCGGCCAGACACGCCGTCGCACACGCCTCACAGGCCGCCACGCAGGCCAGACACGCATCGATGCACTCCCGGATCATGGCTTCAGTCATGCCCCACCGTCCCACCCCCGTCCCGGCCGGGGATGGGAGCCGGATTCAGACCCCCTTCACGCCAGCGGCAACTCGAAACACAGGCTGTTCTCCACGCCCACGGACACCCCGCGCGGCAAGGGCAAATAGGGGAGTGGGAAGTGGGTTGTGGGGAGTGGGGGGCCTTGATACGGGCGGGGGCGTCTCGCACACGCTGTTGACCATCACCCATCACCCGCTGATCAGTTCCGCTTCCCATTCGCTGGCGGGCGTGCGGTCGTCGCGGGTCTGTCCGGCCTGACTGGCATGCTGGGTGAAGCGTGACAGGGTCCAGCTGTGGTCTCCGGCGCGCAGGGTGTACGTACCGTGCTCGCCGGGTCCGGCCACGCGGCGGCCGCTGTCGCGGTACGTGACCTCCACCGCCTCCCCGACTGGGAGCGCTTCCAGTGTGGACGTGAGAACCGCTCCG
This region of Deinococcus sp. JMULE3 genomic DNA includes:
- the recA gene encoding recombinase RecA → MSKEKDITAAPTDAKERAKAIETAMSQIEKAFGKGSIMKLGAESKLDVQAVSTGSLSLDLALGVGGVPKGRITEIYGPESGGKTTLALAIVAQAQKAGGTCAFIDAEHALDPVYARALGVNTDELLVSQPDNGEQALEIMELLVRSGAVDVVVVDSVAALTPRAEIEGEMGDSLPGLQARLMSQALRKLTAILSKTGTAAIFINQVREKIGVMYGNPETTTGGRALKFYASVRLDVRKIGQPVKMGNDAIGNTVKVKTVKNKVAPPFKEVELTLMYGKGFDQLSDLVTLASDMEIIKKAGSFYSYNDERIGQGKEKAIAYIAERPEMEAEIRTRVLGAIKEGRDPLAAVPTVAE
- the thpR gene encoding RNA 2',3'-cyclic phosphodiesterase gives rise to the protein MTDPRPKRPARPTSQPGKKPGPKAGGKSGARPGAKAAGKGRGAPDTHTPTTQRLFFALPVPADVTPALVAAQGKLRGNWRSVPADQMHVTLAYLPAVPHDRVDDLKKLGTRLFTDAAPLDLKLRGTGYFPNEGSPRVWFVKVEAEGLNELAAALRAEIQALGLSTDDLPFKAHVTLARKKGPAPRVPPILFPEHWTAGSAGLHRSILRKTGPIHETVSTFRLRGTPATPAPATEPAPDEAIQETP
- a CDS encoding CinA family nicotinamide mononucleotide deamidase-related protein, with the translated sequence MPIAEIISVGTELLFGEIVDSNAAFVARELGARGLTLHHKSVVGDNLGRLQAAIERALDRADLLLLGGGLGPTDDDLTREAIAAALNETPQVDEAQLTHLRGLFEARGRVMPDTNRKQAWLIPSAEALPNPVGTAPGWFVRTTRGGQPKLIAALPGPPREMRRMWTEQVLPRLPLPTTALEHVTIHTHGIGESLIAERLGHLTRQANPSVATYARLTGVDVRVAASAPTPDEARALLAPVLDEVRGVLREWTWGEDDQTLAGTVQAALAGRTLGVIEAGSAGVLCTLLAEQPGFLDAAVTQDHRRLITLGLTPVTLQGDGLVSEAGARELADGAREHLGADLGLAVVVCTSGEGAGRAHVALSDGAQVAVAGVNWPGDPAQLRERAAVAALALAARTLPGWTA
- a CDS encoding four-helix bundle copper-binding protein, producing MTEAMIRECIDACLACVAACEACATACLAEPHLDMMRACVRLDRDCADVCALTARLLMRGSDLHARACALCAEACEACAAECGQHHHDHCQRCAEACRQCAEVCRKMAA